Genomic window (Salinibacterium sp. M195):
TGACGTCTTCGAAGCCAGCATCCTCTCCAGAGAATGACGAATACAGCGGAACGTACAGGAGGACTACGGCCGCCATTCCTAGAGTCCAGCCGAGAAGGCCGTGCCAAGAATCAGCGAGTGAGCGCCGTGTGAGGGGAAGGATGCTGGTGCTCATTTCTTTGCCTCATTCGAGTAGAGGTTGATAACCGAAGATTCGAGATCTTGTTCTTCGACCCGAAGGTCGACAACGTGGAACGGGGCGATCGCCTTGACGAGCGCATCGATGTGCCCCTCGACGGTGCCGGTGACCTGAACGATGTCTCCGTCAACGACAGTGAGGTCGTCAAGTTGGGGCAGCGCAACGAGAGTCGTGCGGATGAGGTCGGCTGAGACATCCGTGAAGTCGATTACGACACGGCGCACGGCGCTCGCTCGCAGGCTGGCGACATCGCCGACAGTGACGATCTTTCCATTGCGGAGCACCGCTACCTGGTCTGCCGCGCTCTGGATCTCGCTCAGCACGTGAGAGCTGAGAAAGACAGTTTGGCCATTGTTTTGGGCTTCGCGAACCATGCTGAGGAACTCTTGCTGCATGAGGGGGTCGAGCCCGCTTGTCGGCTCGTCGAGCACGAGGAGTTTCGGTTCGTGCATGAAGGCTTGCACGAGTCCGAGTTTCTGCTTGTTGCCTTTTGAGAGTTTGCGCACGTGGCGGCTGAGATCGAGGCCAAGACGCCCGGCGAGCTCGTCGATGCGTCCTGGGCTTACGCGTCCGCTTATCTCGGCGTAGTGCTTGAGTAGTGAGCGGCCGGTGACGCGACCTTCGAGAAGGAGCTCTCCTGGTAGGTAGCCGATATCGGTGCGGAGGTGAGCTCCACCTTCGATGGGGGAGCGGCCGAGCACGGTTGCATGACCAGAAGTGGGGCGGAGGATGTCGAGCAGCAAGCGCATGGTTGTGGTTTTGCCGGCGCCATTAGGGCCGATCATGCCAAAAACACTTCCTGTCTCGACAGCGAGATCCATACCGTCGAGGGCTGTGTGGCTGCCGAAGCGCTTGGTTAGCGCTCGAGTTTCAATTGCGTATGTCATGTGAGGGGCCGAAGCCCGGTCCTTTCGCTGAAGCGGAAAGCGAGGGGTGTGCTGGTGATGGAATTGGTGGACTGGCGTGTGGTCAATTGCTCGCGGTCGCGGCGGGCTGCGAAGGCGGGTCCGAATCAGGATCGTGCACGTGGCGTTGGGCGTTGAGCGAGTTGTGCGCGGCGTTGCTTGCATCGCGGGCCGCGGTGAGGGTGCTGTCGTCGGTGTAGAGGCCCTCGGTGTAGATCTCGAGTGCGGCATTGCCCATGCGGCTCAGGGTTTCGAGGCTGAAGCGATCGCTGCCGAGCGCGCGGGCGATGTGGCTTTGCAAGATCAGCGTGCCAAGACTGTGAGTGACAAGCAGCACGGCTCGGGCATGGGCATCGGTGCTCGGTCGCATCTGATCGTGGGAAACGCCTTCGTCGACGAGGTCGGTAGTCATCGTGACTAGGCGATCGAAAATCTCGATTCCCGCGTCAGAGTCATCGGTGAACAGTCGGGTGAGGTAGTTGAGCCATGGTTGGTAGGCGTCGAGGTCGGAGTACCAGTCATTGAGTGTTGCAGAGATGTCGCTTTCGCCGATTCCCTTTTTGAGCTGGGTGAGTTCAGTGATGATGAATTCGTCGCACGCCCGCTTGAGCTCACGCATGCTTCCGAAGTGGTGGATGACGAGTCCGGCGCTGACCCCTGCCTCTGTGGCGACGGCGCGGGCGCTTGTCGCGGCGAAGCCTCGCTCTCCGATGAGCAAGATCGTGGCGTCGCGGATTCGAGCCCGTGTTGTGGAATCGTCTTTTGTTGAACGCATGTTTAATAAACTAAACGAGTGTTTAGCAAAGATCAAGCGGGATCGCCCATCACTCGGCGACCCTGCACCGGCAATCCCCAGCCGGTAGGCTGGACGAGTGAATGATTTTGAGATTGGCCGGGCCAAGCGCGCTCGCCGCGTCTACTCCTTTGATGACATCGCGATCGTGCCATCGCGCCGCACGCGAGACCCCCGCGATGTCTCGGTGAGCTGGACGATTGACGCGTACACCTTCGACATCCCGGTAATCGCGGCCCCCATGGACTCCGTGGTCTCACCGGCAACCGCCATCGCGATGGGCAAGCTCGGCGGCCTCGGAGTGCTTGACCTTGAAGGGCTGTGGACTCGCTACGAGAACCCCGAACCCGTGCTCGCAGAAATCCGCACGCTTCCCACCGATCAGGCGACTGCACGCATGCAGCAGTTGTACTCCGAGCCGATTAAACCCGAGCTCGTAACTCAACGTCTCGCCGAAATTCGCGAAGCCGGAGTGCCAGTCGCCGGCGCGCTGAGCCCGCAGCGCACAAAAGAACTTCACCAGACCGTCGTCGACGCCGGAGTCGACCTGTTCGTCATCCGCGGCACCACGGTCAGCGCCGAACACGTCTCCAAGACCACTGAGCCCCTCAACCTTAAAGAGTTCATCTACGAACTCGACGTCCCCGTGATCGTGGGAGGCGCCGCGACCTACACGGCAGCGCTGCACCTCATGCGCACCGGTGCCGCCGGCGTTCTCGTCGGATTCGGCGGAGGAGCCTCAAGCACCACCCGAACTGCCCTCGGAATTCATGCCCCCATGGCAACCGCCGTTGCGGACGTTGCTGGCGCTCGCCGTGACTACATGGACGAGTCCGGTGGTCGTTACGTGCACGTCATCGCTGACGGCGGCCTCGGCACGAGCGGCGACATCGTGAAAGCAATTTCTGTTGGCGCAGATGCCGTGATGCTCGGCAGCGCTCTCGCGCGCGCAACCGAAGCTCCCGGTGGTGGCTACCACTGGGGTCAAGAGGCGCACCACTCCGAACTCCCTCGCGGAAATCGCGTTGAGGTTGGCCAGCTTGCTCCGCTCGCTGAGATTCTCAACGGGCCATCGTCGCACCCCAACGGCCAGTCAAACCTCGTCGGTGCACTGCGCCGCTCGATGGCAACGACCGGCTACTCCGACCTGAAAGAGTTCCAACGCGTCGACGTTGTCGTCGCTCCCTACAACACGCTGTAGCTGACACGCACGGCGGTACCCCGGTGAAGCAACTCACAGGGAGAGGTCAGCGGCAGGCTGGAGGATTTGTTCATGGCAAAGGCTCAATCACAACCGCAGGCCCGATCAGTACCCCAGACAGCAGCATTGAACGCCGAACAACGCAGCGCAGCGATTGCGGCGCTGAGGGAGACAGAACTCGACATCCTCGTCATCGGCGGTGGCATTGTCGGCACCGGAAGTGCTCTAGATGCCGTGACGCGTGGCCTCGCCGTGGGAATGGTCGAGGCGCGCGACTGGGCCTCTGGCACCTCTAGCCGGTCATCGAAGCTGGTGCACGGCGGCATCCGCTATCTCGAACAGCTCGATTTTCGGTTGGTACGGGAAGCTCTCAAGGAGCGCGGTTTGCTATTGCAGCGCCTCGCACCTCACCTCGTGCGGCCCGTGCGGTTTCTTTATCCCGTGACCAAGCCGATCTTTGAACGTCTCTATATCGGTGCGGGAATGTTGCTCTATGACCTGCTGAGCTACACGGGCGGTCGTCCGCCAGGAGTGCCGCATCACCGACATTTGACCCGTCGCCAAATGTTGCGTGCGGCACCAGGTCTGCGTGCTGATGCCTTTCGCGGCGGATTGACCTACTACGACGCTCAAGTGGATGACGCGCGCTACGTTTCGACGTTGGCACGCACCGCGAGCTTCTATGGCGCCCACGTGGCGAACCGAGTTCGAGTCGAAGACTTCGTCAAAGTTGGCGAGCGTGTTGTCGGAGTGATGGCTCACGATCTTGAGACCGGCGAGCGTTTCGAAATTCGCGCGAAGCAAGTCGTTAATGCGACCGGCGTCTGGACTGACGATACGCAGGCGATGGTGGGAGAGCGCGGGCAATTCAAGGTGCGGGCGTCGAAGGGGGTTCACCTCGTTGTGCCTCGCGATCGTTTCCAATCGAAATTGGGGCTTCTACTCCGCACCGAGAAAAGCGTTCTTTTCGTCATTCCGTGGGGCCGACACTGGCTGATTGGCACCACGGATACGGATTGGGATCTCGATAAAGCTCACCCGGCTGCTACGGCCGCCGACATCGACTATCTCCTCAAACATGTCAATAAAGTGCTGGCTGTGCCACTGACTCGAGACGATGTTGAAGGTGTCTACGCTGGCCTGCGGCCGCTGCTTGCCGGCGAGTCTGACCTAACATCCAAGCTCAGCCGCGAACACATCGTTACCCATAGCGTTCCGGGCCTCGTTGTCGTTGCAGGAGGCAAATGGACGACTTATCGCATCATGGCGCAAGATGCGGTGGATGCCGCTGTCGATGCCCTCGACGGCAAGATTCCCGCGAGCATCACCGAAGAGGTAGCGCTCCTCGGCGCTGAAGGTTACCGCGCCGCGTGGAACAAACGGGCCGCCATCGCTCGCACGTTCGGAGTGCACACATCACGAGTCGAGCACCTGTTGAACCGCTACGGGGTCTTGGCGACAGAAGTGCTCGAGCTAGTGCGCCACAACCCCGCCCTCGTCGAGGCGTTGCCGGGTGCCGATGACTACATCGCGGCCGAGGTCGTCTACGCAACGAGTCGTGAGGGTGCCATGCATCTCGATGATGTTCTGGCACGGCGAACTCGTATATCGATAGAGGCATGGGATCGCGGCGTCTCTGCTGCACCCGTCGCTGCTGGCCTGATGGCCAGTGTTCTCGGGTGGGATGACGCACGGACTGCGGTAGAGATTGAGCGCTACCTGCAGCGAGTGGACGCAGAGATTGCCAGCCAGCTGCAGCCCGATGATGAGTCCGCTGACAGGGTTCGGCTCGAAGCACCAGATATCGTTAGCGAGTGAGTACGCCCGTTTCCCCGCCCCCGGCACCTGCCGATCCTGTTCCCGTTCCCGCGACAATGTGGCAAATCGCGCGCCGGCCACGCTGGATTGGTGCCCTGATCCTGTCTCTCGCGATCGCGGCGAGTTTTGCGGCTCTTGGCCAATGGCAGTTGAGCCGCAGCCTTGAGGGTGGCGAAATCACCGAGAAGCAGAGCGAAACTGTTGTTCAGCTTGACTCCGTTGCCAGCGCTCAAGAGCCACTCGCGTCGGCGACGACCGGCCAATCGGTGCGGTTTGAGGCGGAGTTGGTCTCGGGCGACTATGTTGTGCTCTCCGATCGAAGGAACACCGACGGGATGGGTTACTGGGTCGTCGGTCATGGCATTGAGCCGAGCGGTGCGAGCATCGCCATCGCTCTGGGGTGGGCGCCGTCAATAGATGCTGCCGCATCCGCAATCGCTGAACTTGAATCATCCCCGCCGTCGTCGACGTTCACTGGTCGGCTGCTACCAACAGAATCTCCGCAACAATCAGACTTCGAGGCGGGAACGCGGAGTGCTCTGGCCGTATCCGAGCTCGTCAATATCTGGCAGGACGTGCCGGCCGGAACCTACGGTGGCTACGTGGTGAGTTTCGATGCGCCGGCCGGACTCGATGCGATCGATTCTCCGCCGCCATCGACGGAGGTTTCACTCAACCTCCTCAACGTCTTTTATGCGATCGAGTGGGTCGTCTTTGCGGGCTTCGCCATTTTCTTGTGGTACCGCCTCGTGCGGGATGTCTGGGAAGAAGAGCGCGAAGAACGTGACCCCGACACAGCCGTAGACTAGAGCTATGGCTCTCGGTCCCCGGCTTTCTGACTTTCCTCGCATTCGGCGCACGCTCGCTATCTACAAGGTGTCGTCGATCATCACCGGCAGTTTTCTGCTGGTGCTGTGCCTGATGATGTTTCTGCGGTATGGGCTCGGGGGCGATATCGAACTTAATGGTCCCGCCGGATTCCTCGCACTGACTCCCAAGATTCTTGTTCAGGGCATCAACGTATCGACGATAATTCTGGCGGTTCACGGCTGGCTTTACGTTTTCTATGTCGCGGCAGACTTCATTCTTTGGCGTCTAGCTCGCTTCTCGTTCTTGCGGTTCTTGTACATCGCCCTCGGTGGTGTCATCCCGTTGCTGTCGTTCTTCCTTGAGCGTCAGGTCCCTCGTTTCGTCAACGCGAAACTTGACCGTATTGAATCCGCTGCAGCTGCGAAAGCGGCGGGCGCTGACTCCGCAAAGGCTTCCGCATGACCGATTCCTCGGCCACATCCGCAGACACAAATGCTCGTCCCGTTCTCGTCGTCGATTTCGGCGCCCAGTACGCGCAGTTGATTGCGCGCCGCGTGCGCGAAGCCAACGTGTACAGCGAGATTGTTCCGCACACCATCACGGCGGCAGAGATCGCTGCTAAGAACCCGGCCGGGATCGTGCTGAGCGGTGGCCCTTCGAGCGTCTATGAGCCTGGCTCGCCCGATCTCGACCCCGGCATCCTCAAGCTCGGCGTTCCCGTCTTGGGCATTTGCTACGGCTTTCAGGTGATGGCCCGCCAACTCGGCGGCACCGTTGCTAAGACGGGACTGCGCGAATATGGCGCCACCGACATGAGCGTTCAGGGCAATGGCGGTTCGCTGCTCGGCGAACAACCCAACAAGCAGACGGTGTGGATGAGCCACGGCGACGCCGTGACCGAAGCTCCAGAAGGTTTTGACGTCTTGGCCAGCAGCGAGGCAACTCCGGTTGCCGCGTTCGCGAGCAAGGAACGCGGTCTCTACGGCGTGCAGTGGCACCCCGAAGTGAAGCACTCTGAGTTCGGTCAGGCAGTACTCGAGAACTTCCTGCACGATGCTGCCGGCATTCCTGCCGACTGGAACAGCGGAAACGTCATCACCGAACAGGTTGCGCGCATTCGTGAACAGGTCGGTTCGGCTCGCGTAATCTGTGGTCTCTCCGGCGGAGTCGACTCCGCTGTGGCGGCCGCGATCGTGCACAAGGCCGTCGGAGACCAACTCGTCTGCATCTTCGTTGACCATGGTTTGCTGCGTCAGGATGAGCGCCGCCAGGTTGAAGAAGACTACGTCGCCTCGACCGGTGTGCGTCTCGTTACCGTCGATGCCGTTGACCAGTTCATGGATGCTCTCGCCGGAGTCACCGACCCCGAGACGAAGCGCAAGATCATTGGCCGCGAATTCATCCGCAGCTTCGAAAATGCTGCCGAAGCTCTCGTGCTCGAGACGCAGGGCAGCGAAGACACCGTCAAGTTCCTCGTTCAAGGAACGCTGTACCCGGATGTTGTGGAGAGTGGCGGAGGAACCGGCACCGCGAACATCAAGAGTCACCACAACGTCGGTGGGCTTCCCGAAGACTTGCAGTTCGCTCTCGTAGAGCCGCTGCGCACCCTGTTCAAGGACGAAGTGCGCGCGATCGGCCGCGAGCTTGGATTGCCGGAGGTCATTGTTGGCCGCCAGCCGTTCCCTGGCCCCGGCCTCGGCATCCGCATTATCGGTGAAGTCACCCACGACCGTCTTGAGCTGCTGCGCAAGGCGGATGCGATTGCTCGCGCCGAACTCACCGCAGCAGGTCTCGACGACACCATCTGGCAGTGCCCCGTTGTGCTTCTCGCCGACGTTCGTTCGGTGGGCGTTCAGGGCGATGGTCGTACCTACGGTCACCCGATCGTGTTGCGCCCCGTGTCATCCGAAGATGCGATGACCGCCGACTGGACGCGCCTGCCGTACGACGTGCTCGCAAAGATTTCTAACCGCATCACCAACGAGGTGGATGGGGTAAACCGGGTGGTTCTCGACGTTACGTCGAAGCCACCGGGAACGATTGAGTGGGAGTAACCCGCTAACGCGAAAGCCCCCGTCACCCGGCTGTTGCCGAGGTGACGGGGGCTTTGTCGTTACTAGGCCGCGGTTTGTTAGTCCCGAAGGATTGAGAAGAAGCGCAGCAGTTCGAGGTACAGCCAGATGACGGTGATCATGATGCCGAAGGCACCCTTCCAGCCGAAAGCCCGAGGTGCGCCGCTTGCTGCACCTTTTTGGATGAAGTCGAAGTCGAGCACGAGGGAATACGCGGCCATGATGACGACGAGCACACCGAGAACAACGCCGAAGGGGATTCCGATGAAGGGAATCTCAGCGCTGCGGAGGCCGAATGCATCGTCTGTGGCACCAGTGGCCATCATGACGACGTTGACGAGCGAGAAGATTACGTAGCCGACCATCGCGATCAGGAAGACCTTGGTGGCCTTCTTCGACGCGCGGATCTTGCCGCTCGCGAAGAGCGCAAGGGTCACACCGACGACAATAATTGTCGCAATAACGGCCTGAGTGACGACCCCGCCGTACGCATTCTCGTAGAACCGCGAGATTCCTCCGACGAAGACTCCTTCAACGGCAGAGTATGCCAGGACAAGGGCCCCGGAAGGCTGCTTCTTGAAAATATTGACCAGAGCGAGAACGAAACCGACGAGGCCAGCACCGATCCAGAGCAGCGGAAGGGAGGGCGAGATTACCCAGCTGATTGCAGCGCCAACGAGGAGAAGCGCGAACGCTCCCACTGTCTTGGCAATGGTGTCTTCGACGGTCATGACGTCACCGGAGGCAGGCGGTGCCTCGCGGTTGTACATGTCGTTGAGCTGCTGGTTGGATACCTGGTTCGCTACGGCGATTCCGCCGCGCGAGCTAAAAGCAGCATCGCGGGAGAAAGCGGGGTTATTGAGTGCCATGATTCCTCTGTTTGGTGTGGTGTCACACGTTAGTGACGCACCCCCAAAACTACCGGAGTTCGCTGAGAAATTCCGCTTTTCAGCGCCGTTTGGCTGCGCTCTGAGCGATCAATCGCGCCAGCCACGCAGCCGCGACGATGACAACCGCAGAAATAGCGAGTGCCTC
Coding sequences:
- a CDS encoding ABC transporter ATP-binding protein, translating into MTYAIETRALTKRFGSHTALDGMDLAVETGSVFGMIGPNGAGKTTTMRLLLDILRPTSGHATVLGRSPIEGGAHLRTDIGYLPGELLLEGRVTGRSLLKHYAEISGRVSPGRIDELAGRLGLDLSRHVRKLSKGNKQKLGLVQAFMHEPKLLVLDEPTSGLDPLMQQEFLSMVREAQNNGQTVFLSSHVLSEIQSAADQVAVLRNGKIVTVGDVASLRASAVRRVVIDFTDVSADLIRTTLVALPQLDDLTVVDGDIVQVTGTVEGHIDALVKAIAPFHVVDLRVEEQDLESSVINLYSNEAKK
- a CDS encoding TetR family transcriptional regulator gives rise to the protein MRSTKDDSTTRARIRDATILLIGERGFAATSARAVATEAGVSAGLVIHHFGSMRELKRACDEFIITELTQLKKGIGESDISATLNDWYSDLDAYQPWLNYLTRLFTDDSDAGIEIFDRLVTMTTDLVDEGVSHDQMRPSTDAHARAVLLVTHSLGTLILQSHIARALGSDRFSLETLSRMGNAALEIYTEGLYTDDSTLTAARDASNAAHNSLNAQRHVHDPDSDPPSQPAATASN
- a CDS encoding GuaB3 family IMP dehydrogenase-related protein, coding for MNDFEIGRAKRARRVYSFDDIAIVPSRRTRDPRDVSVSWTIDAYTFDIPVIAAPMDSVVSPATAIAMGKLGGLGVLDLEGLWTRYENPEPVLAEIRTLPTDQATARMQQLYSEPIKPELVTQRLAEIREAGVPVAGALSPQRTKELHQTVVDAGVDLFVIRGTTVSAEHVSKTTEPLNLKEFIYELDVPVIVGGAATYTAALHLMRTGAAGVLVGFGGGASSTTRTALGIHAPMATAVADVAGARRDYMDESGGRYVHVIADGGLGTSGDIVKAISVGADAVMLGSALARATEAPGGGYHWGQEAHHSELPRGNRVEVGQLAPLAEILNGPSSHPNGQSNLVGALRRSMATTGYSDLKEFQRVDVVVAPYNTL
- a CDS encoding glycerol-3-phosphate dehydrogenase/oxidase yields the protein MAKAQSQPQARSVPQTAALNAEQRSAAIAALRETELDILVIGGGIVGTGSALDAVTRGLAVGMVEARDWASGTSSRSSKLVHGGIRYLEQLDFRLVREALKERGLLLQRLAPHLVRPVRFLYPVTKPIFERLYIGAGMLLYDLLSYTGGRPPGVPHHRHLTRRQMLRAAPGLRADAFRGGLTYYDAQVDDARYVSTLARTASFYGAHVANRVRVEDFVKVGERVVGVMAHDLETGERFEIRAKQVVNATGVWTDDTQAMVGERGQFKVRASKGVHLVVPRDRFQSKLGLLLRTEKSVLFVIPWGRHWLIGTTDTDWDLDKAHPAATAADIDYLLKHVNKVLAVPLTRDDVEGVYAGLRPLLAGESDLTSKLSREHIVTHSVPGLVVVAGGKWTTYRIMAQDAVDAAVDALDGKIPASITEEVALLGAEGYRAAWNKRAAIARTFGVHTSRVEHLLNRYGVLATEVLELVRHNPALVEALPGADDYIAAEVVYATSREGAMHLDDVLARRTRISIEAWDRGVSAAPVAAGLMASVLGWDDARTAVEIERYLQRVDAEIASQLQPDDESADRVRLEAPDIVSE
- a CDS encoding SURF1 family protein; amino-acid sequence: MSTPVSPPPAPADPVPVPATMWQIARRPRWIGALILSLAIAASFAALGQWQLSRSLEGGEITEKQSETVVQLDSVASAQEPLASATTGQSVRFEAELVSGDYVVLSDRRNTDGMGYWVVGHGIEPSGASIAIALGWAPSIDAAASAIAELESSPPSSTFTGRLLPTESPQQSDFEAGTRSALAVSELVNIWQDVPAGTYGGYVVSFDAPAGLDAIDSPPPSTEVSLNLLNVFYAIEWVVFAGFAIFLWYRLVRDVWEEEREERDPDTAVD
- a CDS encoding DUF3817 domain-containing protein, with the protein product MALGPRLSDFPRIRRTLAIYKVSSIITGSFLLVLCLMMFLRYGLGGDIELNGPAGFLALTPKILVQGINVSTIILAVHGWLYVFYVAADFILWRLARFSFLRFLYIALGGVIPLLSFFLERQVPRFVNAKLDRIESAAAAKAAGADSAKASA
- the guaA gene encoding glutamine-hydrolyzing GMP synthase, whose translation is MTDSSATSADTNARPVLVVDFGAQYAQLIARRVREANVYSEIVPHTITAAEIAAKNPAGIVLSGGPSSVYEPGSPDLDPGILKLGVPVLGICYGFQVMARQLGGTVAKTGLREYGATDMSVQGNGGSLLGEQPNKQTVWMSHGDAVTEAPEGFDVLASSEATPVAAFASKERGLYGVQWHPEVKHSEFGQAVLENFLHDAAGIPADWNSGNVITEQVARIREQVGSARVICGLSGGVDSAVAAAIVHKAVGDQLVCIFVDHGLLRQDERRQVEEDYVASTGVRLVTVDAVDQFMDALAGVTDPETKRKIIGREFIRSFENAAEALVLETQGSEDTVKFLVQGTLYPDVVESGGGTGTANIKSHHNVGGLPEDLQFALVEPLRTLFKDEVRAIGRELGLPEVIVGRQPFPGPGLGIRIIGEVTHDRLELLRKADAIARAELTAAGLDDTIWQCPVVLLADVRSVGVQGDGRTYGHPIVLRPVSSEDAMTADWTRLPYDVLAKISNRITNEVDGVNRVVLDVTSKPPGTIEWE
- a CDS encoding Bax inhibitor-1/YccA family protein is translated as MALNNPAFSRDAAFSSRGGIAVANQVSNQQLNDMYNREAPPASGDVMTVEDTIAKTVGAFALLLVGAAISWVISPSLPLLWIGAGLVGFVLALVNIFKKQPSGALVLAYSAVEGVFVGGISRFYENAYGGVVTQAVIATIIVVGVTLALFASGKIRASKKATKVFLIAMVGYVIFSLVNVVMMATGATDDAFGLRSAEIPFIGIPFGVVLGVLVVIMAAYSLVLDFDFIQKGAASGAPRAFGWKGAFGIMITVIWLYLELLRFFSILRD